The Panicum virgatum strain AP13 chromosome 5K, P.virgatum_v5, whole genome shotgun sequence genome has a window encoding:
- the LOC120710603 gene encoding uncharacterized protein LOC120710603, with translation MQAVWKVSTGHTTGAFGSLPDEDLHPYRADFPRGNESDLQTSGVLPRLDSTLPHRLDTPPKPIATTALSSSSAAARRLGRTLLLLPRHHRAYALSSSSSPATAAALSSIATARRLAVLFSIATTSDHGEEELQPRIDDNLRQLVVGVEGSYLIT, from the exons ATGCAGGCTGTGTGGAAAGTTTCCACGGGCCACACAACCGGCGCGTTTGGTAGCCTGCCTGACGAGGATCTCCACCCCTATCGAGCCGATTTTCCACGTGGAAACGAGTCCGACCTCCAAACATCGGGCGTCCTTCCCCGTCTGGATTCGACTCTGCCTCATCGACTCGACACTCCCCCGAAACCCATCGCCACCACTgcactctcctcctcctccgccgccgcgcgccgccttgGTCgcactctcctcctccttccccgccaccaccgcgcgtACGcgctttcctcctcctcctccccggccaccgcggcggcACTCTCCTCTATCGCCACCGCTCGTCGCCTTGCTGTACTCTTCTCCATCGCCACCACATCAG atcatgggGAAGAAGAGCTGCAGCCTCGAATAGATGACAATCTGAGGCAGTTGGTTGTGGGAGTGGAAGGATCTTATCTTATCACTTAA